A stretch of the Sylvia atricapilla isolate bSylAtr1 chromosome 30, bSylAtr1.pri, whole genome shotgun sequence genome encodes the following:
- the LOC136373029 gene encoding keratin-associated protein 5-4-like has protein sequence MCSRQEKDQCHRQQRQSSGGCHSSGGGGCHSSGGGGCHSSGGGGCHSSRGSSGGCHSSGGSSGGCHSSGGGGCHSSGGSGCHGKPQMQGQQQQQQQQVPQMPQQKMK, from the coding sequence ATGTGCTCCCGGCAGGAAAAGGACCAGTGCCACCGGCAGCAGCGCCAGAGCAGCGGCGGCTGTCACAGCTCCGGGGGTGGCGGATGTCACAGCTCGGGAGGTGGCGGATGTCACAGCTCGGGAGGTGGCGGCTGtcacagctccaggggcagctccGGGGGATGTCACAGCTCCGGGGGCAGCTCCGGGGGATGTCACAGCTCGGGAGGTGGCGGCTGTCACAGCTCGGGGGGCTCGGGTTGTCACGGCAAGCCGCAGatgcagggccagcagcagcagcagcagcagcaggtgccgCAGATGCCGCAGCAGAAGATGAAGTGA